A region from the Chloroflexota bacterium genome encodes:
- the smc gene encoding chromosome segregation protein SMC has product MHLRRIELQGFKTFSRRTVVELPHGVTAVVGPNGSGKSNLADAIRWALGEQTLRTLRVRRSEEMIFGGTASRPRTGMAEVLLVFDNADAWLPTPYAEVVIGRRLFRSGESEYTLNGARVRLRDIVDLMSAGGIGAGGASIVSQGQIDATLRQRPEERRSFLEEVAGIGRFQARRDQAERRLAGTRRNLERLRDLVAEIEPGLETLRRQAEIAEHGRELESELRAARIALLRHRLDAVGRQIAEAEEREQAVARRMAALTATPAAELRRQASAADLDAQRHDDELRRRRADETAAAGALGALEARQHQLRERLVHLEARAADVPARAQALGARQAALKAEATQEDRTHHELAQRVECRAERLERLAAALADARAAADARHAQASKLAELTARDAMVRERADQLTSEQSRLAGDQSSLAHAQHAADQEAVASTQRAAAARRRVEQAAADDQAAEAEAGAAHAAQQARASDLAAAERLLADRAGRLDTLHAERRALLTAQASQREAGPTDATLRKRVPGVLGRLRELLPDALTRNEPLLEAALSDVLNDWMIRDRADLSAAVAAIRALDLAPARLRLLEASGAPEISDDVRTDPNVLGSLDAYVKVGDDRLRRLLRRIVVVTDLDAALRVRAAHAANGPLPMIVALAGAAIDADGSIRIGATEATADPIAERLASIGEAIAQAGRDRDQSARALESASEAARAAIARADAARKSRAERTAAHAAAREALTVAAVATERLSARAASLAERHADAAARLAALDAELKRLADERADVERARDALPTQSSLAVQGQPDLAALEREHAAAAADQRADTARVAELRARRVTRAASLQEVTAEREHVTALADEIAATRTATRQQREAVGAEHDAAVAAAEAAREASRAAERQLLEVRLTAQRLHLQAAQRADEERRVGEDLTAAQRETERLAERQTELRRAARDDLGLADLTPKRLDEPLGRVERRAADLRRDLAELGPLNPLAPEAYREQQARVDDARSQIADLEGAEANLRALTARLQRELHSQFVTTFDEINAHFSRLFRELFGGGSATMALTTPDDVETTGVEFHVKLPGRRKQELAALSGGERALVAAALIMALLHVRQSPFCVLDEVDAALDDANVARFCRQLHKLADHSQLLVITHNAITVESAAAIYGVTMHEDGVSDLLSLSLNGAAANGVNGRQSANGHHAANGQTASAKAPSLT; this is encoded by the coding sequence GTGCACCTGCGACGCATTGAATTACAAGGCTTCAAAACCTTTTCGCGGCGCACCGTCGTCGAGCTGCCGCACGGAGTGACAGCCGTGGTCGGACCAAACGGGTCCGGCAAGAGCAACCTCGCCGACGCCATTCGCTGGGCGCTCGGGGAACAGACGCTGCGAACCCTGCGCGTCCGCCGGTCCGAGGAAATGATCTTCGGCGGCACCGCGTCGCGCCCGCGCACCGGCATGGCCGAGGTATTGCTGGTATTCGACAACGCCGACGCCTGGCTGCCCACGCCATACGCCGAAGTCGTCATCGGTCGCCGGCTGTTTCGGTCCGGAGAGAGCGAATACACCCTCAACGGCGCACGAGTGCGTCTCCGCGACATTGTCGACCTGATGAGCGCGGGCGGGATCGGGGCCGGTGGAGCCTCGATCGTGAGCCAGGGACAGATCGACGCCACGCTGCGGCAGCGCCCTGAGGAGCGGCGTAGCTTCCTCGAAGAGGTGGCGGGCATTGGCCGATTTCAGGCCCGCCGCGACCAGGCCGAGCGGCGACTCGCCGGGACGCGCCGAAACTTGGAGCGACTGCGCGATCTTGTGGCCGAAATCGAGCCTGGCCTTGAGACTCTCCGGCGCCAGGCCGAGATTGCCGAGCACGGCCGGGAGCTCGAATCCGAGCTGCGGGCCGCGCGCATCGCGCTGCTGCGGCACCGGCTTGACGCCGTCGGTCGACAGATCGCCGAAGCCGAGGAGCGCGAGCAAGCCGTGGCGCGGCGCATGGCGGCGCTCACGGCAACTCCCGCCGCCGAGCTGCGACGGCAAGCGTCGGCGGCCGATCTGGACGCGCAGCGCCATGACGACGAGCTACGCCGGCGCCGCGCGGACGAAACCGCGGCCGCCGGTGCCCTGGGCGCCCTGGAGGCTCGGCAGCACCAGTTGCGCGAACGCCTGGTGCATCTGGAGGCGCGCGCCGCCGACGTACCCGCGCGCGCCCAGGCCCTCGGCGCCCGCCAGGCGGCGCTCAAGGCCGAAGCCACCCAGGAGGACCGCACGCACCACGAGCTGGCGCAGCGCGTCGAATGCCGCGCCGAGCGACTGGAACGCCTTGCCGCGGCGTTGGCCGATGCGCGAGCCGCAGCCGACGCCAGGCACGCACAGGCAAGCAAGCTGGCGGAACTCACGGCCCGCGACGCGATGGTGCGCGAGCGCGCCGATCAGCTGACGAGTGAGCAATCCCGCCTTGCCGGCGACCAGTCCAGCCTGGCGCACGCCCAACATGCGGCGGACCAGGAGGCTGTGGCGAGCACCCAGCGTGCGGCGGCCGCGCGGCGACGCGTCGAGCAAGCCGCTGCCGACGACCAGGCGGCAGAAGCCGAGGCCGGCGCCGCACATGCGGCCCAGCAAGCGCGGGCCAGCGACCTTGCGGCCGCCGAGCGTCTGCTGGCCGACCGCGCCGGCCGGCTGGATACCCTCCACGCCGAGCGGCGCGCCCTGCTGACCGCCCAGGCGTCACAGCGGGAAGCCGGGCCGACCGACGCGACGCTGCGCAAGCGAGTGCCCGGCGTCCTGGGCCGGCTTCGCGAGTTGCTGCCGGACGCGCTCACGCGCAACGAGCCGCTGCTCGAGGCCGCGTTGTCCGATGTGCTCAACGACTGGATGATTCGCGATCGCGCCGACCTTTCGGCCGCCGTCGCCGCCATTCGGGCGCTTGACCTCGCCCCGGCGCGCCTGCGTCTCCTCGAGGCCTCCGGAGCACCGGAGATCTCGGACGACGTGCGGACGGACCCCAACGTGCTCGGCAGCCTCGACGCCTACGTGAAGGTTGGCGACGACAGGCTCCGCCGTCTCCTGCGGCGGATCGTCGTCGTGACCGATCTCGATGCGGCGCTGCGCGTGCGTGCAGCTCACGCCGCCAACGGTCCGCTGCCCATGATCGTCGCGCTCGCGGGCGCCGCCATCGACGCGGACGGGTCAATTCGGATCGGCGCAACGGAAGCCACCGCCGATCCCATCGCCGAACGGCTGGCGAGCATTGGCGAGGCCATCGCGCAAGCGGGCCGGGATCGCGACCAGTCGGCGCGGGCGCTGGAATCGGCATCGGAAGCGGCGCGGGCAGCCATCGCGCGAGCCGATGCCGCGCGCAAATCCCGCGCAGAGCGAACCGCCGCGCACGCCGCGGCGCGCGAAGCGCTCACCGTGGCCGCGGTGGCGACGGAACGCCTCTCGGCCCGGGCAGCCTCGCTGGCGGAGCGGCATGCCGACGCTGCGGCGCGTCTCGCCGCCCTGGACGCCGAGCTCAAGCGCCTGGCGGACGAGCGCGCGGATGTCGAGCGTGCGCGCGACGCGCTGCCGACGCAGTCAAGCTTGGCGGTTCAAGGCCAACCCGACCTCGCTGCATTGGAGCGCGAGCACGCGGCGGCGGCCGCGGATCAGCGCGCCGACACGGCCCGCGTGGCTGAGCTCCGCGCCCGGCGCGTGACGCGCGCCGCATCGCTGCAGGAAGTGACCGCCGAGCGTGAGCACGTGACGGCGCTCGCTGACGAGATCGCCGCCACCCGCACCGCCACGCGCCAGCAGCGCGAGGCGGTTGGCGCCGAGCACGACGCAGCCGTCGCGGCCGCCGAGGCCGCGCGTGAGGCCTCGCGGGCCGCGGAGCGTCAGCTGCTTGAGGTCCGCCTGACCGCGCAGCGTCTCCACCTGCAGGCCGCGCAGCGGGCGGACGAAGAGCGGCGCGTGGGTGAGGACCTCACCGCGGCCCAGCGCGAGACGGAGCGGCTGGCCGAGCGGCAGACCGAGTTGCGGCGCGCCGCTCGCGACGATCTGGGTCTCGCGGACCTGACGCCGAAGCGTCTCGACGAGCCGCTCGGGCGCGTCGAGCGGCGGGCCGCCGACTTGCGGCGGGACCTCGCGGAGCTGGGTCCGCTGAATCCGCTGGCGCCCGAGGCATATCGCGAGCAGCAGGCGCGCGTCGACGATGCGCGGTCGCAGATCGCCGATCTCGAGGGTGCCGAGGCGAACCTGCGGGCCCTCACGGCCCGCCTGCAGCGGGAGCTGCACAGTCAATTCGTCACGACCTTCGACGAAATCAACGCCCACTTCAGCCGCCTCTTCCGCGAGCTCTTCGGCGGCGGCTCGGCCACCATGGCGCTCACGACCCCCGATGACGTCGAGACCACGGGCGTTGAATTCCACGTCAAGCTCCCCGGCCGCCGTAAGCAGGAGCTGGCCGCCCTCTCCGGCGGCGAGCGCGCCCTCGTGGCCGCGGCGCTGATCATGGCCCTGCTGCATGTGCGGCAGAGTCCGTTCTGCGTGCTCGACGAGGTCGACGCCGCGCTCGACGATGCCAACGTCGCGCGTTTCTGCCGGCAGCTCCACAAGCTTGCCGATCACAGCCAACTCCTCGTGATCACGCACAATGCCATCACGGTCGAGTCGGCGGCTGCGATCTACGGAGTGACCATGCACGAGGACGGCGTTTCAGACCTGCTCTCGCTGTCGCTGAACGGCGCCGCGGCAAATGGCGTGAACGGTCGGCAGTCCGCGAACGGTCACCATGCCGCGAATGGCCAGACAGCCTCCGCGAAAGCGCCGTCCCTCACCTAG
- the rnc gene encoding ribonuclease III, with protein sequence MAAPTADPAPHEAPAALQAQMGVRFANPALLRQALVHRSLINEADLAPTDSNERLEFLGDAVLGLVTTELLYQRHPDYDEGELTRARASLVNLNAAAGFAKTLGLGAHLMLGRGAEMTGARKRSSVLGRAFEALVGAVYLDAGLEAARDFITPFVSDALGARGRAGPQKDYKTQLQERLHVERAATPVYELVDASGPDHDRRFRMAVTVDDEQLAQGEGSSKQRAEQDAARAALRLLNGSG encoded by the coding sequence ATGGCTGCGCCGACCGCTGACCCCGCGCCCCACGAGGCGCCGGCAGCGCTCCAGGCGCAGATGGGCGTTCGGTTCGCCAACCCCGCCCTCCTGCGGCAGGCGCTGGTGCATCGCTCGCTCATCAACGAAGCCGACTTGGCGCCAACCGACTCCAACGAGCGGCTGGAGTTCCTGGGCGACGCCGTTCTTGGCCTCGTGACGACCGAGCTGCTGTACCAGCGTCATCCCGACTATGACGAAGGGGAGCTCACCCGGGCTCGCGCCTCGCTCGTCAATCTGAACGCTGCGGCCGGCTTCGCCAAGACGCTTGGCCTTGGGGCGCATCTGATGCTCGGGCGCGGCGCCGAAATGACCGGCGCCCGCAAGCGCTCCTCGGTGCTCGGTCGCGCCTTCGAGGCCCTGGTCGGCGCCGTCTATCTCGACGCCGGTCTGGAAGCGGCACGGGACTTCATCACTCCCTTCGTCAGCGATGCGCTTGGCGCGCGCGGTCGCGCCGGTCCGCAGAAGGACTACAAGACCCAGTTGCAGGAGCGGCTGCACGTCGAGCGTGCGGCCACCCCGGTCTACGAGCTCGTCGACGCGAGCGGGCCGGACCATGACCGCCGCTTCCGCATGGCCGTCACGGTCGACGACGAGCAGTTGGCGCAAGGCGAAGGATCGAGCAAGCAGCGGGCCGAGCAGGACGCGGCGCGCGCGGCGCTGCGTCTGTTGAACGGGAGCGGCTGA
- a CDS encoding branched-chain amino acid transaminase, which yields MQAFFQGSYVDFDDAKVSVMTHALNYGTGVFEGIRGYWNEDDEQMYLFRAPEHFQRMRQSAKILRMAIPHSDDELVEIARTLVRSGDFQEDVYVRPLVYKSACQIGLSMVRQTENGPALIDDEFTMFVVPFGPYLDVERPIRCTIASWRRINDNMIPARGKVSGLYVNSAMAKTEAVETGFDEGIMLTEDGHVSEGTAENVFLVRNGVLVTPSVSDDILEGVTRRTVIQIARDELQIDTIERSVDRTELYIADELFLVGTGAQISPVREVDGRVIGDGGIGPVTRALQDLYFDIVRGGNARYRSWCAPVYPVPAAQT from the coding sequence GTGCAGGCCTTCTTTCAAGGCTCGTATGTAGATTTCGACGACGCCAAGGTGAGCGTCATGACGCATGCGCTCAACTACGGTACCGGCGTGTTCGAAGGCATCCGCGGCTACTGGAATGAAGACGACGAACAGATGTACCTGTTCCGCGCGCCTGAGCATTTCCAGCGCATGCGGCAGTCCGCCAAGATCCTGCGCATGGCGATCCCACACTCTGACGATGAGCTGGTTGAAATCGCGCGGACGCTGGTGCGGTCGGGCGACTTTCAGGAAGACGTGTACGTGCGGCCGCTCGTCTACAAGTCGGCGTGCCAAATTGGCTTGAGCATGGTTCGCCAGACTGAGAACGGCCCGGCGCTCATCGACGACGAGTTCACCATGTTCGTCGTGCCGTTTGGGCCCTACCTGGACGTCGAGCGGCCCATTCGCTGCACGATCGCCTCGTGGCGGCGGATCAATGACAACATGATCCCGGCCCGGGGCAAGGTGAGCGGGTTGTACGTCAACTCGGCGATGGCCAAGACCGAGGCGGTCGAGACGGGTTTCGACGAGGGCATCATGCTCACCGAGGACGGCCACGTGAGTGAAGGAACCGCCGAGAACGTGTTCCTCGTGCGTAATGGCGTCCTGGTCACGCCCTCCGTGAGCGACGACATCCTCGAGGGCGTGACACGGCGTACGGTCATCCAGATCGCGCGCGACGAGCTTCAGATCGACACCATTGAGCGCAGCGTCGACCGCACCGAGCTTTACATCGCCGACGAGCTGTTCCTGGTCGGCACCGGCGCGCAGATCTCGCCGGTGCGCGAGGTTGATGGGCGCGTGATCGGTGACGGCGGCATCGGTCCCGTCACGCGCGCGCTCCAGGACTTATACTTTGACATCGTGCGCGGCGGAAACGCCCGCTATCGATCGTGGTGTGCGCCGGTCTATCCGGTTCCGGCGGCGCAGACCTAG
- a CDS encoding GNAT family N-acetyltransferase, with protein sequence MTIDTPIEIRRAAPEDLEPMSELWGPERRIAQRRVLRRYFDEQRQNVQSGLVATFNGALVAQLWIRHRHLDRGIADGRRAVYLHTLIVAQSFRRLGIAEALTRAASGEAEARGADVLTIGVDGPNAYARRLYEKWGFKAYHATTDLRGELVFLRRRSYGAEPDAGP encoded by the coding sequence GTGACCATCGACACCCCGATCGAGATCAGGCGCGCCGCGCCCGAGGATCTCGAGCCCATGAGCGAGCTGTGGGGTCCCGAGCGACGGATCGCCCAGCGGCGCGTGCTGCGACGGTACTTCGACGAGCAGCGCCAGAACGTCCAATCCGGCCTTGTGGCGACATTCAATGGGGCGCTCGTCGCGCAGCTGTGGATCCGGCATCGGCATCTCGACCGCGGCATCGCGGACGGGCGGCGGGCGGTGTATCTGCATACGCTCATCGTGGCGCAGTCATTCCGACGCCTGGGCATTGCCGAGGCCTTGACCCGCGCCGCCTCGGGCGAAGCCGAGGCGCGCGGCGCCGACGTGCTCACAATTGGCGTCGACGGTCCCAACGCCTACGCACGGCGCTTGTATGAGAAGTGGGGCTTCAAGGCCTACCACGCGACCACCGACCTGCGTGGCGAGCTCGTCTTTCTGCGCCGGCGAAGTTACGGCGCAGAGCCGGACGCGGGACCCTAA
- a CDS encoding CoA transferase — MAGFLDGALVLDFTRVLAGPFCTMTLADLGARVIKIESPEGDEARGMGPFVDGHSLYFASINRGKESVALNLKHPRAVELALGLAARADVLVENYRPGTLERLGLGFDAVKERNADIVYVSVSGFGQVGPYRDRGAYDVIIQAMGGLMGITGPAGGGPTRVGASLGDIVPALYAAIAVLAALQRRERTGEGCHVDLGMMDALVAVVENAMARYWVSGEDPGPIGNRHPAIAPFSTFATADGQIVIACGNDALWRRLCTALGAPALADDARFTTNALRAERAEELAESLEDVLRAHGTDHWLEILLEAGIPCAKVNRMSDLLNDPHLRARDMIVEMDQPHIGRLPVPGAPIKASGVETDLGDPSPAWGAHTRAVLGELLDVDSTELDRLAQEGAIGVPEPQSP, encoded by the coding sequence ATGGCCGGATTCCTCGACGGCGCCCTGGTGCTGGACTTCACGCGGGTGCTGGCCGGGCCGTTCTGCACCATGACGCTCGCCGATCTGGGCGCGCGCGTGATCAAGATCGAAAGCCCCGAGGGCGATGAAGCCCGCGGCATGGGACCCTTCGTCGACGGGCACAGCCTCTACTTCGCCAGCATCAACCGCGGCAAGGAGAGCGTGGCGCTCAACCTCAAGCACCCGCGGGCGGTCGAATTGGCGCTCGGGCTCGCCGCGCGCGCCGACGTGCTCGTCGAAAACTACCGGCCCGGCACGCTCGAACGGCTTGGGCTCGGCTTCGACGCGGTCAAAGAGCGAAACGCCGACATCGTCTATGTCTCCGTCTCCGGCTTCGGCCAGGTCGGCCCCTACCGTGATCGCGGGGCCTATGACGTCATCATCCAGGCCATGGGCGGTCTGATGGGGATTACCGGGCCCGCCGGCGGCGGGCCCACGCGCGTGGGCGCTTCCTTGGGCGACATCGTTCCCGCCCTCTACGCGGCCATTGCGGTGCTGGCCGCGTTGCAACGCCGCGAACGCACCGGAGAGGGCTGCCACGTCGATCTCGGGATGATGGACGCCCTGGTCGCGGTGGTTGAAAACGCCATGGCGCGCTACTGGGTCAGCGGCGAGGACCCCGGACCCATCGGCAACCGGCATCCGGCCATTGCGCCCTTCAGCACCTTTGCGACGGCTGACGGACAGATCGTGATCGCCTGCGGCAACGACGCGCTCTGGCGACGCCTGTGCACCGCGCTCGGCGCGCCTGCTCTGGCGGACGACGCGCGATTCACCACCAACGCCCTCCGCGCCGAGCGCGCCGAAGAGCTGGCCGAATCCTTGGAAGACGTGCTGCGGGCGCATGGGACGGATCATTGGCTGGAAATCCTGCTCGAGGCCGGAATCCCCTGTGCGAAAGTCAACCGCATGTCGGACCTCTTGAACGATCCCCACTTGCGCGCCCGCGACATGATCGTGGAGATGGACCAGCCGCACATCGGTCGGCTGCCGGTGCCCGGCGCCCCCATCAAGGCCTCGGGCGTGGAGACCGACCTCGGCGATCCGTCGCCCGCCTGGGGCGCGCACACCCGTGCCGTGCTGGGCGAACTGCTCGACGTTGACTCGACCGAGCTCGATCGCCTCGCGCAGGAAGGCGCCATAGGCGTCCCCGAACCCCAGTCGCCATGA
- a CDS encoding sulfite exporter TauE/SafE family protein, with protein sequence MSSPPASPARRPPAPFVIAIGLTGGLISGLVGVGGGIVMVPLMVAILAMTQHRAHGTSLAMIVPIAISAVIPYWIAHGMDWLVVASLAGTSVGFAVVGARLTKHLNATVLRRGFAVLLMLTAIRLLLSAQSAAMFGQMEGIQLIVAALIAGTVTGLVAGTMGVGGGIVMVPAMVIVMGIEQHVAQGISLAVIVPTAISGAAQHFRQGNVDFRWALYIAAGGIVGGAVGAQFAQFIPAFGLRILFAVFALYSAQRMVGVQGWLLQRIRAARSTAS encoded by the coding sequence ATGTCGTCTCCGCCAGCGTCGCCTGCTCGGCGTCCGCCCGCCCCCTTTGTCATCGCGATCGGCCTCACCGGCGGTCTGATCAGCGGGCTGGTGGGCGTCGGCGGCGGCATCGTCATGGTGCCCCTGATGGTCGCGATCCTGGCCATGACCCAGCACCGCGCACATGGCACCTCGCTGGCCATGATCGTGCCGATTGCCATCAGCGCCGTGATTCCCTACTGGATCGCGCACGGCATGGACTGGCTCGTCGTGGCCTCGCTGGCCGGCACGTCGGTCGGGTTTGCGGTGGTGGGCGCGCGCCTCACCAAGCATCTGAACGCCACGGTCCTCCGGCGCGGATTCGCCGTGCTCCTCATGCTCACGGCGATTCGGCTGCTGCTCTCGGCCCAAAGCGCCGCCATGTTCGGGCAAATGGAAGGGATTCAACTCATCGTCGCGGCGCTGATCGCCGGCACGGTCACCGGGTTGGTGGCCGGGACGATGGGCGTGGGTGGCGGCATCGTCATGGTTCCCGCCATGGTCATCGTGATGGGCATCGAGCAGCACGTCGCCCAGGGCATCTCGCTGGCCGTCATCGTTCCGACCGCGATCTCGGGAGCCGCGCAGCACTTTCGCCAGGGCAACGTCGATTTCCGCTGGGCCCTCTATATCGCCGCCGGGGGCATCGTGGGCGGCGCCGTGGGCGCGCAGTTTGCCCAGTTCATTCCCGCGTTCGGCTTGCGCATCTTGTTTGCCGTGTTTGCGCTCTACTCGGCGCAGCGCATGGTTGGCGTCCAGGGATGGCTGCTGCAGCGCATCCGCGCGGCGCGCTCGACCGCGTCGTGA
- a CDS encoding glycogen debranching enzyme N-terminal domain-containing protein → MSSPPQVPNLHLAASLFGQQLDPLREREWLVTNGLGGYAAGTVGGPATRRYHGLLVAAAPPPNARWVLVAGAQVQATVGDERYWLTTHEYLDGTVHPDGYRHLTGFELVGSRPNWTWNVAGQTLRSDLWMPYGANQTVIRYRNDGEAPVELEWQPLVSLRWFHQLVTGPRQVELTQVPDARAVMNSGDAPPLVVDHSGWEFHAAPDWHWNLARAIERGRGFDDHEDAFTPGVFRTTIEPGDAASLVLAAGEPEDVGDVEREPAATDRRAAELVEGCRSDLEAQLRLAADQVLVRRGGPAHAALPNTVIAGYPWFGDWGRDTFIALPGLCLATGRADVARAVLVAYASFVDRGMVPNRWPDAGDAPEYISVDAALWFLHALEAYVDATGDTEILEGLGTAVLDVVDWHVRGTRHGIQMDPEDGLITQGAEGLQLTWMDAKVGDWVVTPRRGKPVEINALWWRGLTFAARAFENLQWDAGDTRKLADQAAASFARRFWNPETGCLYDVVDGPSGDDPAIRPNQVLALAVGPNLLPAARAESALEVVERDLVTPVGLRSLSPSDAAYRREYGGDPVRRDGAYHQGPVWSWLLGMYVRAAVALGRTQRDLEWIEGGLERHLAEGAIGTVSEIFQPESPYASDGAFAQAWGVGEWLWALQALRRAPA, encoded by the coding sequence GTGTCCTCCCCGCCGCAGGTTCCCAACCTCCACCTGGCTGCGTCCCTCTTCGGACAGCAGCTCGATCCCCTGCGTGAGCGCGAGTGGCTCGTAACGAACGGCCTCGGCGGCTATGCCGCAGGCACGGTGGGCGGGCCCGCCACGCGCCGCTATCACGGATTGCTCGTCGCCGCGGCTCCCCCGCCCAACGCCCGCTGGGTGTTGGTGGCCGGCGCCCAGGTCCAGGCCACCGTGGGCGACGAGCGCTATTGGCTCACCACGCACGAGTACCTGGACGGCACGGTCCACCCGGACGGCTACCGCCACCTGACCGGATTCGAGCTGGTCGGAAGTCGACCGAATTGGACCTGGAACGTTGCCGGCCAGACGCTGCGAAGCGACCTGTGGATGCCGTACGGCGCCAACCAGACGGTGATTCGCTATCGCAACGACGGCGAGGCGCCGGTCGAGTTGGAGTGGCAGCCCCTGGTGTCGCTGCGCTGGTTTCATCAACTGGTCACCGGACCGCGTCAGGTCGAACTCACACAGGTCCCGGACGCCCGCGCAGTGATGAATTCGGGTGACGCGCCGCCGCTCGTCGTGGACCACAGCGGCTGGGAGTTTCATGCGGCGCCGGACTGGCACTGGAATCTGGCGCGTGCGATCGAGCGGGGGCGGGGCTTCGACGATCACGAAGACGCGTTCACGCCGGGCGTCTTTCGCACGACCATCGAGCCCGGGGACGCCGCTTCGCTGGTGCTGGCCGCGGGAGAGCCGGAGGACGTCGGCGACGTCGAGCGCGAACCGGCCGCCACGGACCGGCGCGCCGCCGAGTTGGTGGAGGGGTGCAGGAGCGATCTCGAAGCCCAGCTGCGGCTGGCCGCGGACCAAGTCCTGGTGCGGCGCGGCGGGCCGGCGCACGCCGCGCTGCCGAACACGGTGATTGCCGGCTATCCGTGGTTCGGCGATTGGGGACGCGATACGTTTATCGCCCTCCCCGGCCTGTGCCTGGCGACGGGACGGGCCGACGTGGCGCGAGCCGTTTTGGTGGCGTACGCAAGCTTCGTGGACCGGGGCATGGTGCCGAACCGCTGGCCGGATGCCGGCGATGCCCCGGAGTACATCTCGGTCGACGCGGCGCTGTGGTTCCTCCACGCCCTCGAGGCCTATGTGGACGCCACGGGCGACACGGAAATTCTTGAGGGCCTGGGAACCGCCGTGCTGGACGTCGTGGACTGGCACGTTCGCGGCACGCGCCACGGGATCCAGATGGACCCGGAGGACGGTCTGATCACCCAGGGGGCCGAGGGTCTGCAGCTCACCTGGATGGACGCCAAAGTCGGCGATTGGGTGGTCACGCCGCGGCGCGGCAAGCCGGTGGAGATCAATGCGCTGTGGTGGCGCGGACTGACGTTTGCCGCCCGCGCGTTCGAAAACCTGCAGTGGGACGCGGGCGATACCCGAAAGCTCGCGGACCAGGCAGCGGCATCGTTCGCGCGGCGGTTCTGGAATCCTGAAACCGGCTGCCTCTACGACGTGGTGGATGGGCCGTCGGGTGACGATCCGGCCATCCGGCCCAATCAGGTCCTCGCATTGGCGGTGGGTCCGAACTTGCTGCCGGCGGCCCGCGCCGAGTCGGCGCTGGAGGTGGTGGAACGGGACCTGGTCACGCCCGTGGGCCTGCGCAGCCTGTCACCCTCCGATGCCGCCTATCGGCGCGAGTATGGCGGGGACCCGGTCCGGCGCGACGGCGCCTATCATCAAGGACCCGTGTGGAGCTGGTTGCTCGGCATGTACGTGCGCGCAGCCGTGGCCCTCGGTCGGACGCAGCGCGATCTGGAATGGATCGAAGGCGGCTTGGAACGGCACCTGGCTGAAGGAGCGATCGGCACGGTCAGCGAAATTTTCCAGCCGGAGTCTCCATACGCGTCGGACGGCGCGTTTGCCCAAGCGTGGGGCGTCGGCGAGTGGTTGTGGGCGCTGCAGGCGTTGCGGCGCGCCCCCGCGTGA
- a CDS encoding alpha/beta hydrolase, with protein MNPVDDHWPTPTGKRIALPSGVCHYREAGEGRPTIVLLHGLATDSRIYGRLQLLLAESAHTVAPDLLGWGFSEPNEGLAFSFDTVDRTVAQFIEARGLEDVVLVGHEMSGPAAIRWAAANPGRTRGLVLLNTYYGWNSARMPPVLKVLHAPIVGGVLQLAIGALRTVLFDRLYRWQIGRVWAAQTPLSDALTRTLCETISTSAFARRALHRINDELPAQINANQRRLDMLAQLQCRTLIVWGGRDPYLAPHVARQFRRLIPNSELHLIHDVGHYVQAEAAEDVAGAIGAFVERCRGEG; from the coding sequence GTGAACCCAGTGGATGATCACTGGCCGACCCCGACCGGCAAGCGCATCGCGCTGCCCTCGGGCGTCTGCCACTACCGCGAAGCGGGGGAGGGCCGGCCAACCATCGTGCTGCTCCACGGCTTGGCCACCGATTCGCGCATCTACGGCCGCCTGCAACTGCTGCTGGCGGAATCGGCGCACACGGTTGCTCCCGACCTGCTCGGCTGGGGCTTCTCGGAACCCAATGAGGGGCTGGCGTTCAGCTTCGATACGGTCGACCGCACCGTGGCCCAGTTCATCGAGGCGCGAGGCCTGGAGGATGTCGTGCTGGTGGGGCACGAGATGTCGGGGCCTGCGGCGATTCGTTGGGCGGCGGCGAATCCCGGGCGGACTCGCGGCCTGGTGCTGCTGAACACCTACTACGGCTGGAACTCGGCCCGCATGCCGCCGGTGCTGAAGGTCCTGCACGCGCCGATCGTCGGCGGCGTGCTGCAGCTCGCAATCGGCGCCTTGCGGACAGTGCTCTTCGACCGTCTCTATCGCTGGCAAATCGGTCGCGTCTGGGCGGCGCAAACTCCCCTGTCCGACGCGTTGACCCGCACGCTCTGCGAGACGATTTCGACGTCTGCGTTCGCCCGCCGTGCGCTGCACCGGATCAACGATGAGCTTCCGGCCCAGATCAATGCCAACCAACGGCGCCTGGACATGCTGGCGCAGTTGCAGTGCCGCACGCTGATCGTGTGGGGCGGGCGCGATCCGTACCTCGCTCCCCACGTGGCGCGCCAATTCCGCCGGCTGATCCCGAACTCCGAGCTCCACCTCATCCACGACGTGGGGCATTACGTGCAGGCGGAGGCGGCCGAAGACGTGGCGGGCGCCATCGGGGCATTCGTGGAGCGGTGCCGGGGCGAGGGGTAG